A single genomic interval of Gossypium raimondii isolate GPD5lz chromosome 11, ASM2569854v1, whole genome shotgun sequence harbors:
- the LOC105802567 gene encoding uncharacterized protein LOC105802567 isoform X1: MLNLSSTLSTHVRFLLQSLTEANADSVSRDLCQFIEYGIEGSILVLQTCLDCLNSHKTDSKNLQSEQVVASIFRHAMDKPNFCTVFCQSLRSMDISENFLENFSKAMQFSMSEKIGIGLALSDSENPDIKICGKNFCMAQIEELNSNTASFDSTEQIQNVVMFLQCSGALSKHVDSFMQMLSLVQANGAAQFILTPILSDESRGANFLRNMDFFNECGENDFDALLEEMEKEMSMADIIKELGYGCTVDVAHCKEILSLCLPLTEMTIARILGMIVLTYAGLEDNQTMFSTFSLALGCNTSYDLPSLSSWNIDVLVKTIKQFAPGTNWIRVIENLDHEGFYIPSEAAFTFFMSVYQHACQDPFPLHAICGSVWKNSEGQLSFLKYAVSAVPDVFTFDHSSRKLAYLDAVYGHKLHLANENHAWLCLDLLDVLCQLAERGHTIFVRSMLDYPLKHCPEVLLLGMAHVNTAYNLLQHDVTSTVFPMIIKNALGAGMVLELWNVNANLVLRGFVEVHNSEPDGMIRILEVCQESKILSSVLEMIPFPSGIRLAVLASRKEVIDFEKWLSGNLNTYKDVFLEECLKFLKEIQFAGSQEFSATPFHHTTAVLNLYLEASSTIIKVLKANTGVIASTQLLEEMERLHVTIMDSTQKLQNGGTTESSTSDGYGDDIEAEANSYFHQMFSEQLTTDAMVQMLARFKDSSVRREQLIFECMIANLFEEYRFFPKYPERQLKIAAVLFGSVIKHQLVTHLTLGIALRCVLDALRKPADSKMFLFGTKALEQFVDRLIEWPQYCNHILQISHLRATHSELVAFIERALVRISSGHLESDGSNNLSAHHQASSQVTPVNGELNSSGIAQPGPQLSSQLQLPRHDSSHDDRIKAPAASSNDVKPLVSSVGQPSVAPLSDASSIQKVSQSVGSGSSMLSASPGFVRSSRGVTSTRFGSALNIETLVAAAERRETPIEAPASEIQDKISFIINNISVANIEAKGKEFTEILKEQYYPWFAQYMVMKRASIEPNFHDLYLKFLDKVNSKALTKEIVQATYENCKVLLGSELIKSSSEERSLLKNLGSWLGKLTIGRNQVLRAREIDPKSLIIEAYEKGLMIAVIPFTSKILEPCQSSLAYQPPNPWTMGILSLLAEIYSMPNLKMNLKFDIEVLFKNLGVDMKDISPTSLLKDRKRELEGNPDFSNKDVGVSQAPMVAEVKSGIISPLNHVDLSLEGASPPNSGGPTHLLSQYAGPLRLSSGALMEDEKLAALGLSDQLPSAQGLFQATPSQSPFSVSQLSTSIPNIGTHVIINQKLSSLGLHMHFQRVVPIAMDRAIKEIVAGIIQRSVSIATQTTKELVLKDYAMESDETRIYNAAHLMVASLAGSLAHVTCKEPLRGSISSQLRNSLQGLSVGSDLLEQAVQLVTNDNLDLGCAVIEQAATDKAIQTIDGEIATQLSLRRKHRDPTFFDPSMYGQGSVGVVPEALRPKPGHLSLSQQRVYEDFVRLPWQNQSGQNSHSMSASPSSLSGDAGLTGTFGSTSGQGTPGYTSGPGTLGQLDVTSEAIETSSAALLSASSIHIGAGAALTQQTTENDPLNASFPSTTLAPELHSVDTTDAVKELGPTPQPLPSSAVTERLGSSISEASLSTRDALDKFQLVALKLESLVTTDGREADIQGLISEVPEIILRCVSRDEAALAVAQKVFKGLYENASNSLHVNAYLAILAAVRDVCKLAVKELTSWVIYSDEERKFNKDITVGLIRSELLNLAEYNVLMAKLIDGGRNKAATEFAMSLLQTLVTDESRVISELHNLVDALAKVASKPGSSESLQHLIEMIGNPSASMAVLSSASIGKEDKTRQSRDKKAPGHTPASREDNSNIEALEPDPAGFKEQVSMLFAEWYQICELPGANDGPCNHYIVQLHQNGLLKGDDTTERFFRIIMELSVAHCLSSEVMNSGTLQSPQQVQTLSFLAIDIYAKLVVSILKFCPVEQGSSKLFLMSKILTVTVRLIQKEAEDRKAAFNPRPYFRLFINWLLDLGSLDPVPDGANFQILTAFANAFHALHPLKVPAFSFAWLELVSHRSFMPKLLTWNGQKGWPYIQRLLVDLLQFLEPFLRNAELGVPVHFLYKGTLRVLLVLLHDFPEFLCDCHFTFCDVIPPSCIQMRNIILSAFPRNMRLPDPSTPNLKIDLLPEIREPPRILSEVDAALKAKQMKADVDEYLKMRPQGGSTFLTELKQRLLLSPSEAASAGTRYNVPLINSLVLYVGMQAIQQLQSRVPHAQSAASTAPMSVFLVSAALDIFQTLIADLDTEGRYLFLNAIANQLRYPNNHTHYFSFILLYLFAEANQEIIQEQITRVLLERLIVNKPHPWGLLITFIELIKNPRYNFWNRSFIRCAPEIEKLFESVARSCGGLKPVDDSIVSGWVSDNAH, encoded by the exons ATGCTCAACCTTTCATCCACGCTCTCAACTCACGTTCGGTTCCTGCTCCAGTCCTTGACCGAAGCCAACGCCGACTCAGTTTCTCGAGACCTCTGCCAG TTCATCGAATATGGTATAGAGGGAAGCATTCTGGTGTTGCAGACCTGCTTAGATTGCTTGAACTCTCACAAGACAGATTCAAAGAACTTGCAATCTGAACAAGTTGTAGCATCAATTTTTAGACATGCAATGGACAAGCCAAATTTTTGTACTGTCTTCTGTCAGTCACTAAGAAGTATGGATATCAGTGAGAATTTTTTGGAGAATTTCTCAAAAGCAATGCAGTTTTCCATGTCTGAGAAAATTGGCATTGGTCTTGCTTTATCTGATTCAGAAAATCCTGATATAAAAATCTGTG GGAAGAATTTCTGTATGGCTCAGATTGAGGAATTGAACTCGAATACTGCCTCTTTTGATTCTACTGAGCAAATTCAGAATGTAGTTATGTTCCTCCAGTGCTCTGGTGCTCTTTCCAAGCATGTAGATTCCTTTATGCAGATGTTATCTCTAGTTCAAGCTAACGGTGCTGCACAGTTTATTTTGACTCCAATACTTTCAGATGAATCACGTGGGGCTAATTTCTTAAG GAATATGGATTTCTTCAATGAATGTGgagaaaatgattttgatgcaCTTTtagaagaaatggagaaggaaaTGAGCATGGCAGATATCATTAAGGAACTAGGCTATGGATGCACTGTTGATGTTGCGCACTGCAAAGAAATTTTATCTCTTTGCTTACCTCTGACAGAGATGACTATAGCTAGAATACTTGGCATGATTGTCCTCACCTATGCAGGGCTTGAGGACAACCAAACCATGTTTTCAACATTTAGCCTGGCCCTTGGTTGCAACACCTCATATGATTTGCCTTCATTGAGCTCCTGGAACATTGATGTTCTCGTAAAAACTATAAAGCAATTT GCTCCTGGTACCAACTGGATTCGAGTTATTGAAAACCTGGATCATGAGGGGTTCTACATTCCTAGTGAAGCAGCATTCACTTTTTTCATGTCTGTATATCAACATGCATGCCAG GACCCCTTTCCACTCCATGCCATTTGTGGGTCCGTGTGGAAGAATAGTGAAGGTCAGCTATCTTTTCTAAAATATGCTGTATCAGCAGTGCCAGATGTATTTACCTTTGACCATTCTTCGAGGAAGCTG GCCTATCTGGATGCAGTGTACGGCCATAAGCTTCACCTTGCAAATGAAAATCATGCCTGGCTGTGTCTTGACCTCTTAGATGTGCTATGTCAACTAGCTGAAAGGGGTCACACCATCTTTGTTCGATCAATGCTTGACTACCCCTTAAAACACTGCCCTGAAGTCCTGCTTCTTGGGATGGCACATGTTAAT ACTGCTTATAATCTCCTCCAGCATGATGTCACTTCCACAGTTTTCCCAATGATAATTAAAAATGCTCTGGGTGCTGGTATGGTACTTGAACTATGGAATGTGAATGCTAATCTTGTCTTGCGGGGATTTGTAGAAGTACACAACAGTGAGCCAGACGGCATGATTAGAATTTTGGAAGTTTGTCAAGAGTCAAAG ATTCTATCATCAGTGCTGGAGATGATACCTTTTCCTTCTGGCATTAGATTAGCAGTCCTTGCTTCCAGGAAAGAGGTCATAGACTTTGAAAAGTGGTTGAGTGGTAACCTGAATACATATAAAGATGTTTTCTTGGAG GAGTGCCTAAAGTTCTTGAAGGAGATACAGTTTGCTGGATCACAAGAGTTTTCTGCCACACCTTTCCATCATACTACTGCTGTTTTGAATCTTTATTTGGAAGCTAGTTCTACCATTATCAAG GTTCTTAAAGCTAATACTGGGGTGATAGCCTCTACTCAGCTTCTCGAGGAAATGGAAAGGTTGCATGTGACAATAATGGATTCTACTCAAAAGTTGCAAAATGGTGGGACCACAGAGTCTTCAACCTCTGATGGATATGGAGATGATATTGAGGCAGAAGCAAACTCTTACTTTCATCAAATGTTTTCTGAACAGTTGACTACTGATGCAATGGTTCAAATGCTTGCCCGATTCAAGGATTCTTCTGTGAGAAG GGAACAACTGATATTTGAGTGCATGATTGCGAATCTGTTTGAAGAATACCGATTTTTCCCCAAGTATCCAGAAAGACAGCTCAAAATTGCTGCAGTTCTCTTTG GCTCTGTTATCAAGCATCAACTTGTAACTCACCTCACTCTTGGAATTGCCTTGCGTTGTGTTCTAGATGCATTGCGTAAACCTGCAGATTCAAAA ATGTTTTTGTTTGGAACCAAGGCCTTGGAGCAGTTTGTGGATCGTCTGATTGAGTGGCCGCAGTATTGCAACCATATTTTACAGATATCTCACCTGCGTGCCACTCATTCAGAGCTTGTTGCTTTCATTGAACGAGCTCTTGTCAGGATTTCATCAGGTCACTTGGAGTCAGATGGGAGCAACAATCTTTCTGCTCATCACCAGGCTTCCTCTCAGGTGACCCCAGTAAACGGGGAG TTAAATAGCTCTGGCATCGCTCAGCCAGGGCCACAACTTTCTTCTCAACTTCAGCTTCCAAGACATGATAGTTCTCATGATGATCGTATTAAAGCCCCTGCTGCATCTTCCAATGATGTGAAACCACTGGTGTCTTCTGTAGGGCAGCCTTCAGTTGCTCCCTTGAGTGATGCTTCTAGTATTCAGAAAGTA TCGCAAAGTGTAGGCAGTGGTTCTTCTATGCTGTCTGCTTCCCCTGGTTTTGTTCGATCTTCTCGGGGCGTTACTTCTACCA GGTTTGGCTCTGCTTTGAACATTGAAACACTAGTTGCTGCTGCTGAGAGAAGAGAGACGCCCATAGAG GCTCCGGCATCTGAGATTCAAGACAAGATATCATTCATAATCAATAATATTTCGGTTGCAAATATTGAAGCTAAAGGAAAAGAGTTCACTGAAATCCTGAAAGAGCAGTACTATCCTTGGTTTGCCCAATACATGGTTATGAAAAG AGCAAGCATTGAGCCAAATTTTCATGATTTGTATTTGAAGTTTCTTGACAAAGTTAACTCAAAGGCTTTGACTAAGGAGATCGTCCAGGCTACATATGAGAACTGCAAG GTTTTGCTGGGATCTGAGCTTATAAAATCAAGCTCTGAAGAGCGGTCGTTGCTAAAAAATTTGGGTAGTTGGCTTGGGAAGTTAACAATTGGCCGAAATCAAGTCCTGAGAGCTCGTGAAATAGATCCCAAATCTCTGATTATAGAG GCGTATGAGAAGGGGCTAATGATTGCAGTTATCCCATTTACTTCAAAG ATTCTTGAGCCGTGTCAAAGCAGTCTGGCATACCAACCCCCTAATCCTTGGACCATGGGCATTCTGTCATTACTAGCTGAGATTTACTCAATGCCGAACTTGAAAATGAATCTTAAGTTTGACATAGAG GTTCTATTCAAGAACCTTGGTGTGGATATGAAGGACATTTCACCGACTTCTCTTCTCAAGGATCGTAAAAGAGAACTCGAGGGGAATcctgatttttctaataaaGATGTTGGGGTATCCCAAGCCCCAATGGTTGCAGAAGTTAAATCTGGAATAATTTCTCCACTTAATCATGTCGATTTATCTCTTGAGGGTGCTAGTCCACCAAATTCTGGTGGCCCCACACATTTGTTATCTCag TATGCTGGGCCCTTGCGTCTTTCTTCTGGTGCATTGATGGAGGATGAAAAACTAGCTGCTTTAGGCTTGTCTGATCAGCTTCCTTCTGCACAAGGACTATTTCAAGCCACTCCATCACAGTCACCTTTTTCTGTTAGTCAG CTGTCCACGTCAATTCCTAACATTGGAACTCATGTTATTATCAATCAGAAGCTCAGTTCTCTAGGCTTGCACATGCACTTCCAGAG GGTAGTTCCAATTGCAATGGACAGAGCTATCAAAGAGATTGTAGCTGGTATTATTCAGCGCAGTGTTTCTATAGCAACTCAAACAACCAAGGAGCTTGTTTTAAAG GATTATGCTATGGAATCAGACGAGACACGGATCTATAATGCTGCACACTTGATGGTTGCAAGTTTGGCTGGAAGTCTAGCGCATGTTACATGCAAG GAACCTTTACGTGGCTCTATATCAAGTCAGCTGAGGAATTCACTTCAGGGTTTGAGTGTTGGGAGTGATCTTCTAGAACAAGCTGTTCAGCTTGTTACTAATGATAACCTTGATCTTGGCTGTGCAGTGATTGAACAGGCTGCTACTGATAAG GCAATACAAACAATTGATGGAGAGATAGCTACTCAACTTTCTTTAAGAAGAAAGCATAGAGATCCCACATTTTTTGATCCAAGCATGTATGGACAAGGTTCTGTGGGTGTTGTGCCTGAGGCTCTTCGACCTAAACCAGGTCACTTGTCTCTCTCTCAGCAGCGAGTGTATGAG GACTTTGTTCGGCTTCCTTGGCAAAATCAATCTGGCCAGAATTCACATTCTATGTCTGCTAGTCCTTCAAGCTTATCTGGTGATGCTGGTCTAACCGGCACATTTGGTTCAACATCAGGGCAAGGTACCCCTGGTTACACATCTGGCCCTGGAACTCTGGGACAATTGGATGTTACTTCGGAGGCAATTGAAACTTCGTCAGCTGCTCTTTTGAG TGCTTCCTCAATTCATATTGGCGCAGGAGCTGCTCTTACCCAGCAGACTACTGAAAACGATCCCCTCAATGCTTCATTCCCTTCAACAACTTTGGCCCCTGAATTGCATTCAGTGGATACCACTGATGCAGTAAAA GAACTGGGACCTACACCACAGCCGTTACCTTCATCTGCTGTAACCGAGCGTCTTGGAAGTAGCATCTCGGAGGCTTCACTGAGCACAAGGGATGCATTGGATAAATTTCAGCTTGTTGCTCTGAAG TTGGAAAGTTTGGTGACGACTGATGGCAGAGAAGCTGACATTCAG ggacTGATCTCTGAGGTACCTGAAATCATACTCAGATGTGTAAGTCGGGATGAGGCTGCACTTGCTGTGGCTCAAAAG GTTTTCAAAGGCTTATATGAGAATGCATCCAATAGTCTTCATGTCAATGCTTATCTTGCTATTCTGGCTGCTGTCCGTGATGTTTGCAAGCTTGCTGTTAAGGAGCTTACTAGTTGG GTGATATATTCGGATGAGGAGCGAAAGTTCAACAAAGATATCACTGTTGGCCTTATTCGAAGTGAATTGCTGAACCTTGCAGAGTACAACGTTCTTATGGCAAAACTTATTGATGGGGGAAGGAATA AAGCTGCTACTGAATTTGCGATGTCACTTCTTCAAACTTTGGTTACTGATGAATCCAGAGTCATCTCAGAACTCCACAATCTTGTTGATGCTCTGGCAAAG GTTGCTTCAAAACCTGGATCTTCTGAATCATTGCAACATTTGATTGAGATGATTGGAAATCCTTCTGCAAGTATGGCAGTTTTATCCAGTGCTTCTATTGGAAAGGAGGATAAGACTAGGCAGTCTAGAGACAAAAAG GCACCTGGGCACACACCAGCTAGCAGGGAAGATAATAGTAATATAGAGGCTCTAGAACCAGATCCTGCAGGCTTCAAGGAGCAG GTTTCCATGTTGTTTGCAGAATGGTACCAGATCTGTGAGCTTCCTGGTGCAAATGATGGACCTTGTAATCATTACATTGTACAATTGCATCAAAATGGACTGCTTAAAGGGGATGATACGACAGAACGCTTTTTCCGTATTATCATG GAACTTTCTGTTGCACATTGCCTATCTTCTGAAGTCATGAATTCTGGCACATTACAATCACCTCAGCAAGTGCAAACTCTCTCTTTCCTTGCCATTGATATTTATGCAAAACTTGTGGTGTCAATCCTTAAG TTTTGCCCTGTGGAACAGGGATCAAGTAAACTCTTTCTTATGTCCAAG ATTTTGACTGTGACTGTAAGACTTATTCAAAAAGAGGCTGAGGATAGGAAAGCAGCTTTTAATCCAAGACCATATTTCagattatttattaattggCTGTTAGATCTTGGTTCCTTGGACCCTGTCCCTGATGGTGCTAATTTTCAG ATCTTGACTGCCTTTGCCAATGCATTTCATGCTCTCCATCCCCTTAAAGTTCCTGCTTTCAG TTTTGCATGGCTGGAGCTTGTCAGTCACAGAAGTTTCATGCCGAAATTGCTCACTTGGAATGGTCAGAAGGGTTGGCCCTATATCCAACGATTGCTGGTAGACTTGCTTCAATTCCTGGAGCCGTTTTTGAGGAATGCTGAGCTCGGAGTGCCG GTTCATTTTCTGTATAAAGGCACACTCAGGGTGCTGCTGGTTCTACTTCATGACTTCCCTGAGTTCCTGTGTGATTGTCATTTTACCTTCTGTGATGTGATTCCTCCGAGCTGCATACAGATGCGAAATATTATCCTTAGTGCTTTTCCACGCAATATGAGGTTACCAGATCCATCTACTCCCAACTTAAAG ATTGATTTGCTTCCGGAAATCAGAGAACCCCCTCGCATCCTTTCTGAGGTTGATGCTGCTCTGAAGGCAAAACAGATGAAGGCTGATGTAGATGAGTATCTCAAG ATGAGGCCACAAGGAGGATCTACATTTCTAACTGAACTGAAACAAAGACTACTCCTTTCACCAAGCGAGGCAGCATCAGCTGGTACCCGTTATAATGTTCCATTAATCAACTCACTGGTGCTATATGTCGGTATGCAG GCAATTCAGCAACTGCAGTCGAGAGTACCTCATGCACAGTCAGCAGCAAGCACTGCTCCAATGAGTGTGTTCTTAGTTAGTGCTGCCTTGGATATTTTCCAGACTCTAATAGCAGACCTTGATACCGAGGGGCGTTATCTTTTTCTCAATGCAATTGCAAATCAATTGCGATATCCAAACAACCATACGCATTACTTCTCCTTCATCTTACTATACTTATTTGCCGAAGCGAATCAG GAAATTATCCAAGAGCAAATCACAAGAGTTTTGTTGGAACGGCTGATTGTTAATAAACCTCATCCTTGGGGTCTCCTCATTACCTTCATTGAGCTCATAAAG aATCCTAGATACAACTTCTGGAATCGATCTTTCATAAGGTGTGCACCCGAGATTGAAAAACTCTTTGAATCTGTTGCAAGATCATGTGGGGGCTTGAAACCTGTGGACGATAGTATCGTTTCTGGTTGGGTTTCCGACAATGCACACTAG